The Rhodothermales bacterium DNA segment CGCAGAACCGGGCGGAAACGGTTCACCTATTGAGCCACCGCCTGGTAATCGGCCCAGTCCGAGAGGAATTTCTCGAGCCCCAGGTCAGTGAGCGGGTGTTTGATCAGTTTCTTGATCACGTCGAACGGTATGGTTGCAACGTCAGCACCTATCTGGGCACACCTCACGACATGCATGGGACTCCGGATGGATGCCGCAAGCACCTGGGTTGCGTAGCCATAGTTCTGATAGATCTGAACGATCTCCTCGATCAGCGTCAGGCCATCGGTGGAAACATCGTCGAGGCGACCCATGAACGGACTGATGTAGGTGGCGCCGGCCTTGGCGGCGATCAACGCCTGCGTCGGGGAGAAACACAGGGTACAATTCGTGCGAATGCCCTCCTCCTTAAACGACTTGAGCGCCTTGATCCCGTCCATGATCAACGGGACTTTGACGACCACGTTGTCATGTATGGCGGCGAGCACACGACCTTCCCTCATGATTCCGTCGTAATCCGTGGCGACCACTTCCGCCGACACGTCACCG contains these protein-coding regions:
- the fsa gene encoding fructose-6-phosphate aldolase produces the protein MKFFIDTADLDEIREANAMGVLDGVTTNPSLMKKVGGSDFHTHILRICEIVDGDVSAEVVATDYDGIMREGRVLAAIHDNVVVKVPLIMDGIKALKSFKEEGIRTNCTLCFSPTQALIAAKAGATYISPFMGRLDDVSTDGLTLIEEIVQIYQNYGYATQVLAASIRSPMHVVRCAQIGADVATIPFDVIKKLIKHPLTDLGLEKFLSDWADYQAVAQ